In the Pan paniscus chromosome 19, NHGRI_mPanPan1-v2.0_pri, whole genome shotgun sequence genome, GCCTGGGGTTGTGGGTCCCAATGGCATttccctgggaggaggaggagggagacttGGAGCTGGTGAGGATGAGCTTGGTGCTCCTCCCTCGGTTATTAGGACTCTGAAGGAGGTCTGGGTAGCTGGAGGGCCTGGATGGAGGTCAGTGTGAGGGGCCTGAGCTGGGTGCTATCTGAAGCCTGAAGGCCACCTCACTTCTCCAGGAGGCCCTGGGACCAGCCTTTCAACATGTCTGAGAGGTTCAGATCTCTTTGCTGTTGAGTGGGGATCAGGGTGTCCCTACCCAGCACAATTCCAAACTAATTCTACACAAAAGCTAAATAACTCTCAATTCGGTGCGTGGGGAGTGGGTGTGGGAGATGGGTAAAAAGGTATTGGATGTACTGTAGAGAATACAACCTCTCACTTTCTATTAGATGAGTTTTCcaatttccaaagaaaaatttAGGTTTCCTGCAGCCGTGACATATGTGTGTGCACTGGGATgggttaatgtgtgtgtgtgtgtgtgtgtgtatgtgcatgtattgGGAGTGGGGGCAGAAACGTGTTTCCAGAATTTGCCTGTAGAATCTAAAAGAGTGGCCAAGAGTCTGGAAATGCATGAAGACTGGACGTATGTGATGGTGGGCAAAGGCCtgactgtgtgtggtgtgtgtgtatgtttgcagATTCGCCAGTGTGAGAGCAGTGATGGGTGAGGGTGGCCTTCAGGAGCCAAGGCTGAGCGGTGGTGAGAGAACAAGCCGGAAGCCAGGGTGCTGTCCTGGTATGCTTTGGAGGAACAGGATTGCACGTGCGCCTGTAGGGTGACCTGTGTGCACCTGTGAGATGACTTGGCTTGGGGCTTGCAAGGCCTGGGTCTGCATGGGTGGGTATCTGACCAtgccttttcctccctccctttcacaCCGCGCAGACTCCAGCGGGCAGCACCCTCCTGACGCCTGCGCCTTTCGTCGCGGCCGCAAGAAACGCATTCCGTACAGCAAGGGGCAGTTGCGGGAGCTGGAGCGGGAGTATGCGGCTAACAAGTTCATCACCAAGGACAAGAGGCGCAAGATCTCGGCAGCCACCAGCCTCTCGGAGCGCCAGATTACCATCTGGTTTCAGAACCGCCGGGTCAAAGAGAAGAAGGTTCTCGCCAAGGTGAAGAACAGCGCTACCCCTTAAGAGATCTCCTTGCCTGGGTGGGAGGAGCGAAAGTGGGGGTGTCCTGGGGAGACCAGGAACCTGCCAAGCCCAGGCTGGGGCCAAGGACTCTGCTGAGAGGCCCCTAGAGACAACACCCTTCCCAGGCCACTGGCTGCTGGACTGTTCCTCAGGAGCGGCCTGGGCACCCAGTATGTGCAGGGAGACGGAACCCCATGTGACAGCCCACTCCACCAGGGTTCCCAAAGAACCTGGCCCAGTCATAATCATTCATCCTGACGGTGGCAATAATCACGATAACCAGTACTAGCTGCCACGATCGTTAGCCTCATATTTTCTATCTAGAGCTCTGTAGAGCACTTTAGAAACCGCTTTCATGAATTGAGCTGATTATGAATAAATTTGGAAGGCGATCCCTTTGCAGGGAAGCTTTCTCTCAGACCCCCTTCCATTACACCTCCCACCCTGGTAACAGCAGGAAGACTGAGGAGAGGGGAACGGGCAGATTCGTTGTGTGGCTGTGATGTGCGTTTAGCATTTTTCTCAGCTGACAGCTGGGTAGGTGGACAATTGTAGAGGctgtctcttcctccctccttgtcCACCCCATAAGGTGTACCCACTGGTCTTGGAAGCGCCCATCCTTAATACGATGATTTTTCTGTCGTGTGAAAATGAAGCCAGCAGGCTGCCCCTAGTCAGTCCTTCCTTCCAGAGAAAAAGAGATTTGAGAAAGTGCCTGGGTAATTCACCATTAATTTCCTCCCCCAAACTCTCTGAGTCTTCCCTTAATATTTCTGGTGGTTCTGACCAAAGCAGGTCATGGTTTGTTGAGCATTTGGGATCCCAGTGAAGTAGATGTTTGTAGCCTTGCATACTTAGCCCTTCCCAGGCACAAACGGAGTGGCAGAGTGGTGCCAACCCTGTTTTCCCAGTCCACGTAGACAGATTCACAGTGCGGAATTCTGGAAGCTGGAGACAGACGGGCTCTTTGCAGAGCCGGGACCCTGAGAGGGACATGAGGGCCTCTGCCTCTGTGTTCATTCTCTGATGTCCTGTACCTGGGCTCAGTGCCCGGTGGGACTCATCTCCTGGCAGCGCAGCAAAGCCAGCGGGTTCGTGCTGGTCCTTCCTGCACcttaggctgggggtggggggcctgCCGGCGCATTCTCCACGATTGAGCGCACAGGCCTGAAGTCTGGACAACCCGCAGAACCGAAGCTCCGAGCAGCGGGTCGGTGGCGAGTAGTGGGGTCGGTGGCGAGCAGTTGGTGGTGGGCCGCGGCCGCCACTACCTCGAGGACATTTCCCTCCCGGAGCCAGCTCTCCTAGAAACCCCGCGGCGGCCGCCGCAGCCAAGTGTTTATGGCCCGCGGTCGGGTGGGATCCTAGCCCTGTCTCCTCTCCTGGGAAGGAGTGAGGGTGGGACGTGACTTAGACACCTACAAATCTATTTACCAAAGAGGAGCCCGGGACTGAGGGAAAAGGCCAAAGAGTGTGGGTGCATGCGGACTGGGGGTTCAGGGGAAGAGGACGAGGGGGAGGAAGATGAGGTcgatttcctgatttaaaaaatcGTCCAAGCCCCGCGGTCCAGCTTAAGGTCCTCGGTTACATGCGCCGCTCAGAGGAGGCCACTTTCTGCCTTCCACGTCCTCCTTCAAGGAAGCCCCATGTGGGTAGCTTTCAATATCGCAGGTTCTTACTCCTCTGCCTCTATAAGCTCAAACCCACCAACGATCGGGCAAGTAAACCCCCTCCCTCGCCGACTTCGGAACTGGCGAGAGTTCAGCGCAGATGGGCCTGTGGGGAGGGGGCAAGATAGATGAGGGGGAGCGGCATGGTGCGGGGTGCCCCCTTGGAGAGAGGAAAAAGGCCACAAGAGGGGCTGCCACCGCCACTAACGGAGATGGCCCTGGTAGAGACCTTTGGGGGTCTGGGACCTCTGGACTCCCCATGCTCTAACTCCCACACTCTGCTATCAGAAACTGAAACTTGaggattttctctgtttttcactCGCAATAAATTCAGAGCAAACAAAAGATGTGGAATCTTAGAGATTTATTCCACTGGTGTGTTAGGACCATTAAAAAGACGTGGGCGCCCCCTTCCGACAGAGGCTCACCACTCCAGGAGAACCTGCGGGCAGGCTTTCATCTGCCGCGGAGCTACAGGCTTCCAGCGGCCTGGGGCCTCGTGGGTACTGAGCTGCGTGTGGGGGTCCAGGACCCGATGTCGCCTGCCATTCGGCCAGGGCATCGGCAGATGTATTGGTCCAGCCCCCGAGAGACCCAGGAAGAAGGCAAGGAGGTTCGGTACGAGCGATCTCGAATGGAAGAAGAAGGCTGTCGGTCTGCGGGAGCCAGGCCGCAGAGCCATCCGCCTTCTGTCCATGTCTCCTTTATCTTCCTCGCCATAATAATTAGTGGTGTggacccccccacacacactttttttcgGATTTACTTGTATGGAACCTgtgcaaaaaatatttaatttcgtTTTGTATTAAACCCTTTCATTGGGAATCCCTTCCCAATTTTAGTCTCCCACCTATCCCTGGACGACCACATTGAAATCTCTCACTTATTTGTGTTTAAATCACAACAAAATCTACAAACCTATATTCGCCtgcagatatttattttacataaggGCTATGttaagctacaggaggaaatgttTTGCTTACCATTCGGACAAACGTGTGAACACAATGTCACAATAGGTGAATCCAGACAATGATCTCACAGACGAATAAACGCAGAGGCACACACATATACTCCGGAAAATAAGCAGGGCGCCTTTTCACTAACAAGGCGCAATTGTACCCTGAGCTGCCCTCCAGACCGTTCCCCTCCCTCAGAGCCAAACTCCCGCAGCGAATCTCTCAGCAAGCTACGAAACGGGATCACAGGGTCGCGTCTACGCGGGCTCCAGGCCCGAAATAATTTCTAACTCCAAAGCAAGTGGATTTTATTAGGCCTCCAGAAGCCGAATAAGGGAGTAGTGGCGCAATGCGTAGAAACTACCTCCGGAAGCTCTTTTTGAATCTCGGTTCCAGCACCCGCAACGCAGAGCGCGAACCTGAGGCTCCATCTTTCGGGTTTTACTCCGGCTGGCGAGCGCTTCCGGGGACCCTGCGAGGCCGCCGCCAGCCGAGAATCCGCCCCGCCTTCCCTGCAGGCGATCCCTACTCCAAATAGTAGTTCCCGGGCCGGAAGCTGGAAAGCCCTCGAAGCAGGAAAAAGCCTCATCCAGGCCCCCCAGTTCTCGGGAGCAGCTCCAGCTTTCCTTCCCCAACCTAGAGCAAACTTCTCTTCCCTGCagctcccctcctccccttcatTAAAGTTATATTGAAGGTGCTAAGTGCTGCACTCTAATTGGGTTTCCTTCAGGGGAGACCCTGTGCCTCCCGGCCCCAACCCGTCCTGTCTAATAGAAATCCCCGAGCTGCAACCGCGAATTAAATAGATGAACTCGTTACCGTAAACTTGCAATAAAGCCCGGAGGCGACTGCTGCGGAGGGGGCAAAAGAAGGTTTcgttgtttttgaaatttataccATTCTCACCCTCCCGAACAGTCGCTCTCCAGGGAAGAGGGGAGAAAGCTCTGGAGCGGCCCCGGGCCTCTAGCCGAAAAGCAGGacaccccacccctccccccacgcACTGGCCTGGGCCTGAGACAGATTTAAAACATCCAATGGGGAACCGATGCcagcctttcttcctctctccctaccAGTTAGTTCTGTGTAGAGGGGATGAGGGGGAGGGGACGAAGTGGTCGGGGGAGAGTGAGGGAAAGAATTCCACCATTACCTTCTCTCCTCCCCTAAACTGCCCCCGAACTGGGAGGTGCACAGGGGGCGGCAAAAGAGTTTAATCGCCCCTAGAATAATGCTGGCGCCCAGCCTGGGGGGAGGGTCAGGGACTTTGCCATTGAACTTGAAGTTCCAGGCTGGTGGTCtccaccgcccccgcccccattttcctaaaagttttatgggaagagggaggaaggtgaGGGGAAGAGAGGACTTCTCTGGCcttgggaaagagggaggaagccaATCAGGGGAGGAAGGGCCACAGCAACCAGGAGGTCCAGGGAGATTCGGAGGTTTGCGGGGAGGCGAGGAGGCTGCTGGGAGGAGACACTCCAGCTTTCGCCCCTACTTGCAGCTATGAGGTGGGGAGCCACCAACCGCAGCCCTTCTCACTGAGCCCCGCCCCAGACTCTACAGGGAGAGGGGCACCCAGTGCTGTGCTCCCGTCCTTCCTCTCCTAGCCTAAGGCGTGCAAACAGAGCGCCACTGGGAGGCTGAAACCTTTAGGCCGATGCCTGCTTGCAAGGTCAGGCAAGCTGGATTCTGGTCCCCACCTTTGCAGAGAGAACAGCGATGTTGTGCGCCCATTTCTCAGATCAAGGACCGGCCCATCTTACTACCTCCAAGAGTGCTTTTCTCTCTAATAAGGTAAACTGATCGGTGGGCCAAGGGCGTTATCGACGGATCGCTCAGTATGGTAGCTGCATCAGGAGACCCTGGGAGAGGGTCTCCCAGGAATTTGGGAGCCTTCAGAAGTTTTGGGAAACAAGGGAAGGGTGAGCAGCAGGCTTTCACCGATACCACCTGGCGGGAGCACCTACTCGCGGTTCCTGGAGAGACCGGCAGCCGCCCTGGGCAGAAAGGGACAAAGAAAATGTTTCGCAGCACGCGGGACCTGCAGGACCTAGGCGGGGGAGAGGCTTGGGAGTGGGAACTAGCACCCGCTGTAAGGTCTGCCATAAGACTTAATGTTTGTCTCCAATGGGATGGAGTCCTGGCATAagcaaaattaatattgttaatgttattattatttaaaatttgtaaatattgtaaaatattttagaaaacatcTACTTTGAAACATCTACTGGGCGaggccaggagtgatggctcagcctgtaattctGGAatttcaggaggccgaggcaggaagattccttgagcacaggagttccagaccagcctgggcaatgtagcaagaccctgtctctatttatacaataaaattttttttaaaaaggaaactggGTGAAAGTTAACTGTGATtataacaatttttcttttttaaactaacTCATCCTTAAGGCAAAAGCTCTgggccttaaaaaaataaaaacgggccaggcatagtggctcatggctgtaatcccagcactttgggaggctgaagtgggcagataacttgaggccaagagtttgagatcagcctggccaacatagtgaaacctgtctctactaaaaatacaacaattagctgggcatggtggctcacacctgtaattccagctactcaagaggctgaagcacaagaattgctcgaacctgggaggtggaggttgcagtgagctgagattatgccactgcactccagcctatgtgacagagtgagactctatgacaaataataataataataataataataataataataataattgcaccTTTTTCTCTGGGCCCCTGGCTTCCTTATTCCCTTTCCTGCACCCTCTCAGAAGCTCTGCCTTGCCAAGTGTGGGATCAATGCCACAGCAGGCATGTGTGCGCACAGGGGCTCTGGGTCCAGTACAGAAGCAGGCTGGGGACCACATGCTCACATCTTCAGCCAACCACTGATATTGCCAAGTCATTGGTCTTGGGGTGGGCACAGTAATCCACAAAAACACTCAGGGCTCACCTAACTCTCTTCTCCCCACAGCTGGCTCCTTCCCTGCCAGTTCCCCCTCCCATAATGACAAAACCCACAATTGAGTGAGCACTTTATAACCTAAAGAAATTGAAACTAAGAGGGTAAGTTACTTGATCTGGGTCCCAAAGCAGGAGCACTTAACCTCTACCACCAACTGAAAAAATAGAAAGCCCGGGGACTCCTCTATTGTCAACATACCTCTCCCTGCAAGGCCCTTCAGACACTAACAAGCACCTGCTTCCATCCGGAGTCACCCAGCTGAGATCACACAGGTGCACCCAAACACCCTAGACCCAGCCCCTCCTCAGGCACTGGACAGATCTGCATATATGCAAACAGGGGATTAAACACGTGTGGACATTTTTGTCAACCAACTACTCATTAATTGAGTATGCAAAATCTTCCACTAGGGGTGGAAGACAGGAGGAAAGAGTTGGAAATATGCTCTCCCTTCCCACCAGGCCTGACTCCTATGCTGGTAAATCTTGGGTCTGCAGCTTCCCCATATGTGACCTGAGGCCAGAGGATTTTATTCCATGACCAAATGACTACAATCAGAACAAATGGGGAACAGGACGGGGAACAGGGAATgagaaagatacacacacacacagacaagcaAGGCTTCTGGGAGTCTTCCCTGGAGAAGATGCTTGGAATATCAAATCCGGGAGGGAAGATGTGAACAAAACTCGGAGGAGGAGGCCAGAAAATGCAGGTCGCGGTGGATAGAAGGACGGTGCGGATCCTCACTCCGGGTGAGCTAGAGCTGGCCAGGCAGAGAGCAGGGGCATCTCACAGGGTCCTGGACCCCCAGGCGAAGCCTGGGCAGTAATCAGACGTCTCCTTGCCCACTCAGAGGCTGATCGCCTTACCCCCATCCAGGCGGGCACACACTCGCACTACTCGCCAAACTCCGCAGACCCCAGGCTGAGGGCAGAGAGGCAGCTCTTGGTCTGCGGGGTCCGTACCCATCCTGTGGGCCCTCAGCTCCCCAACTCTAGGTGGGCCCAGCCCGTCGCCCCCGCCCGAGACCTGCGTCCAGCCTTTGTCATGTTGATGGCTGAAGCTCGCCGCACCTCCCATTCCAGGCAGGTTTTTGTCATTGAACTTGAGTCAGGCTATAAACATTCCTTCACCCCTCCGGAGCCAGGCCGAGACGCggaggggtggaggggaagggcggagggggggaggggaagggcggAGGGGGCTGTGGAGCGACCCGAAACGCGAGAAACCGGGCCTCGCGCGGCTTTATCAAAGAGCTTCCAATCCTTGCCTTCCGGGGAACACCCGCCGGGTCTGCAGCTAAAAGCCGGATTCTTGAGGCCATCCGGCAAGTCAGGCCAATGTTTTGGTCAGGATCGACATGGTgtaactttttctgttttcctccttGGCATTTCATGTTCGTTTACCTTATTCTAGGCAGTCTAatccttaatttattttaataatcaggATAAACAAATGCATACACAAACGAATACTAGCTAAGGCCGATGAATTATTAGAGAATGTTCGAGTCGGTCGTAACGAGGCCGTCGCCGCTCGGTTTTACAAGCGCCCCTCCCTCGGCGGGGTTATCCGGGGGGCTGTCGCCCGCCGCGCTATCCGATCCCTGGCTGCTACCAGGGCGGCTGCCGAGCCCCGCGGGTTTCCCAGCTGCCTTCCCAGGACCTGGAAACTTAAACTTCGCAAATGGGGCGTCTCCCTACTCGGTGGCGGAGGAAATAGCGGCCTGGAGAGCCATCCGACCCGGGAAACCGGCGCGTCTTTCCAGGAGACCCGCCGACTGCGGAGGCTGCGAGGAGCGGCCTGCTCAGACGGTAGTAGTGctgcgtgtgtgagtgtgtgtgtgtgtgtgtgcgcgagcgcgtgcgagtgTGTTTAAAGAATTCAGGATCCTGGAGCAAGGGAAGATCAAACACTCGATCTCCGGGTCTCTCCCTGGCTCGGTAACATCCAGTCGAAGGTGAACAGGGCGCGCCGGCGCGCGGGGAGGCGCAGGGGCCACTCCGTCTGGCGTGGGGCGCTTCGAGCGCAGGGCTTCCTTTCCAGCCGGGAGTCCCCCGCGGCTCAGCGACACCGGCTAATGAGATACCAAATCGGGCGAGGCAACGAAAAGCTCCTGGCCTCCGTATTTGGGGCCAGAGACACCGCAGGGAGTCAGGTCCCCGCCGACAAATCGGAAGAGGCCTGCGGGAGTTAGCCAGATAATGCTCTCCCTGTCCTACCCGTCCCCACCAATTTGCCTTTTACCTGCCGCAGAGCTTGCTTGAACCAAAGGGGTTTGCGGTCTTCTCCTCCTCAACTTGCGATCCCCAGGCCTTCGCGGCCCGGGAAAAGAATCCAGCCAACCCTTCTGCCTTTGTCTGACCTTCGGGGAAAAGAGGCGTGGGCGCCTGGGTCAAGTTCACGGACCTGGTCTGTGTCTTTTAGGACAAGCGGGGGCACCGTTCCCATTCTGACGAGGAGGGTTCTAAGCATTTG is a window encoding:
- the PRAC2 gene encoding putative protein PRAC2 isoform X1, which produces MDRRRMALRPGSRRPTAFFFHSRSLVPNLLAFFLGLSGAGPIHLPMPWPNGRRHRVLDPHTQLSTHEAPGRWKPVAPRQMKACPQVLLEW
- the PRAC1 gene encoding small nuclear protein PRAC1, which translates into the protein MLCAHFSDQGPAHLTTSKSAFLSNKKTSTLKHLLGEARSDGSACNSGISGGRGRKIP
- the PRAC2 gene encoding putative protein PRAC2 isoform X2; amino-acid sequence: MEPQVRALRCGCWNRDSKRASGGSIQVNPKKSVCGGVHTTNYYGEEDKGDMDRRRMALRPGSRRPTAFFFHSRSLVPNLLAFFLGLSGAGPIHLPMPWPNGRRHRVLDPHTQLSTHEAPGRWKPVAPRQMKACPQVLLEW